From a region of the Primulina eburnea isolate SZY01 chromosome 7, ASM2296580v1, whole genome shotgun sequence genome:
- the LOC140837097 gene encoding transcription and mRNA export factor ENY2-like isoform X2 — protein sequence MRASVKRPPTPDAEIEPDREPSLQEIVHMKLMESGEKERVKDLLRERLVECGWKDEMKALCREFARKKGRNNVTVDDLINDITPKGRGND from the exons AT GAGGGCGTCAGTCAAACGTCCGCCGACTCCGGATGCTGAAATTGAGCCAGATCGTGAACCATCCCTGCAGGAAATCGTCCACATGAAG TTGATGGAGAGCGGGGAAAAGGAGCGGGTGAAGGATTTATTGAGGGAAAGACTCGTCGAGTGCGGCTGGAAGGATGAGATGAAAGCTCTTTGCAg GGAATTTGCGAGGAAGAAGGGAAGGAATAATGTAACTGTTGATGACCTTATCAATGACATAACCCCAAAAGGAAGAG GGAATGATTGA
- the LOC140837101 gene encoding small ribosomal subunit protein uS2-like, translated as MAAPARTLSSKEADIQMMLAAEVHLGTKNCDFQMERYVFKRRNDGIYIINIGKTWEKLQLAARVIVAIENPQDIIVQSARPYGQRAVLKFAQYTGAHAIAGRHTPGTFTNQLQTSFSEPRLLILTDPRTDHQPIKEAALYNIPTIAFCDTDSPMRHVDIGIPANNKGKHSIGCLFWLLARMVLQMRGVVAPGHKWDGVMVDLFFYREPEESKEQQEEEVPALPDYTDYSAAALAPDWSTGQIPDAQWAPDMGAAVPPVASGWTGDGGADGWDVAAPPPMQPPAVDVVAPSGWE; from the exons ATGGCGGCTCCGGCTAGGACCCTTTCGTCGAAGGAGGCCGACATACAGATGATGTTGGCCGCTGAAGTCCACCTCGGCACCAAAAATTGTGACTTTCAGATGGAGCGATACGTTTTCAAGCGCCGCAATGACG gAATTTATATCATTAACATTGGGAAAACATGGGAGAAGCTTCAGTTGGCTGCAAGGGTTATTGTTGCTATTGAGAATCCTCAGGACATAATCGTTCAGTCTGCCAGACCATATGGTCAGAGAGCTGTTTTGAAGTTTGCACAATATACTGGAGCTCATGCAATTGCTGGTCGCCACACGCCTGGGACATTCACCAATCAACTTCAAACATCATTCAGTGAACCCAGACTTCTCATTCTAACAGACCCAAGAACTGATCACCAG CCTATTAAAGAAGCTGCTCTTTATAACATCCCAACCATTGCTTTCTGTGACACTGATTCCCCAATGCGCCATGTTGATATTGGTATCCCTGCCAATAACAAGGGGAAGCACAGCATAGGTTGTCTTTTCTGGCTCTTGGCCAGGATGGTTCTGCAGATGCGTGGTGTCGTTGCTCCTGGTCACAAGTGGGATGGTGTCATG GTTGATCTATTTTTCTACAGGGAGCCTGAGGAGTCTAAGGAACAACAAGAAGAGGAAGTTCCTGCACTCCCTGATTATACTGATTATTCTGCTGCTGCACTGGCCCCAGATTGGTCCACTGGCCAGATACCAGATGCTCAATGGGCTCCTGACATGGGTGCTGCTGTACCACCTGTTGCTAGTGGATGGACTGGTGATGGGG GTGCGGATGGATGGGACGTAGCTGCCCCCCCACCAATGCAACCTCCTGCTGTTGATGTTGTTGCCCCAAGTGGCTGGGAATAA
- the LOC140837097 gene encoding transcription and mRNA export factor ENY2-like isoform X1, whose protein sequence is MRASVKRPPTPDAEIEPDREPSLQEIVHMKLMESGEKERVKDLLRERLVECGWKDEMKALCREFARKKGRNNVTVDDLINDITPKGRASVPDSVKAEMLQRIRSFLASIAL, encoded by the exons AT GAGGGCGTCAGTCAAACGTCCGCCGACTCCGGATGCTGAAATTGAGCCAGATCGTGAACCATCCCTGCAGGAAATCGTCCACATGAAG TTGATGGAGAGCGGGGAAAAGGAGCGGGTGAAGGATTTATTGAGGGAAAGACTCGTCGAGTGCGGCTGGAAGGATGAGATGAAAGCTCTTTGCAg GGAATTTGCGAGGAAGAAGGGAAGGAATAATGTAACTGTTGATGACCTTATCAATGACATAACCCCAAAAGGAAGAG CATCTGTCCCCGACTCAGTTAAAGCAGAAATGTTGCAGCGAATCCGTTCATTTCTTGCATCAATTGCTCTGTAA